A DNA window from Pseudomonas sp. B21-056 contains the following coding sequences:
- a CDS encoding response regulator — MLKKLGIKGRVLLLTLLPTSLMALVLGGYFTWMQQSDLHAQLLQRGEMIAEQLAPLVAPAMSHQDSDLLERIATQSLEQTDVRAVTFLAPDRTPLAHAGPTMLNRAPEGNSAQLLQRTGNDATRYLLPVFGKHRNLAGELIPEEADRLLGWVELELSHSGMLLRGYRSLFASLLLITAGLGLTALLALRMGRTINRPLSQIKLAVAQLKDGHLETRLPPLGSQELDELASGINRMASTLQNAQEELQHSIDQATEDVRQNLETIEIQNIELDLARKEALEASRIKSEFLANMSHEIRTPLNGILGFTHLLQKSELTPRQLDYLGTIEKSADSLLGIINEILDFSKIEAGKLVLDNIPFNLRDLLQDTLTILAPAAHAKQLELVSLVYRDTPLSLVGDPLRLKQILTNLVSNAIKFTREGTIVARAMLEDEHEDSVQLRISIQDTGIGLSNQDVRALFQAFSQADNSLSRQPGGTGLGLVISKRLVEQMGGEIGVDSTPGEGSEFWISLRLPKTRDDAEDLPGPPLLGRHVALLENHELARQALQHQLEDCGLQVTPFSTLENLTNGVTIAHQTDQAIDLAVLGITSNDMPPERLNQHIWDLEHLGCKVLVLCPTTEQTLYHLSVPNPHSQLQAKPACTRKLRRSLSDLVNPRPPRSEPNEPVASRAPKVLCVDDNPANLLLVQTLLEDMGAKVLAVESGYAAVQAVQKETFDLVLMDVQMPGMDGRQSTEAIRQWESERHCTPLPIVALTAHAMANEKRALLQSGMDDYLTKPISERQLAQVVLKWTGLALRNQSPERGSDTQGGNELLVLDPEEGLRLAAGKADLAADMLSMLLASLEADREAIRQASEANDHNALIERVHRLHGATRYCGVPQLRAACQRSETLLKQQDPKATVALQDLDRAIDRLASEARISA; from the coding sequence TTCACCTGGATGCAGCAATCGGACCTGCATGCCCAGTTGCTGCAGCGTGGCGAGATGATCGCCGAACAGCTTGCCCCGTTGGTCGCCCCGGCCATGAGCCACCAGGACAGCGATCTGCTGGAGCGCATCGCCACCCAGTCCCTGGAACAGACCGATGTGCGCGCCGTGACCTTCCTCGCACCCGACCGCACGCCGCTGGCCCACGCCGGCCCGACCATGCTCAACCGCGCCCCGGAAGGCAACAGCGCTCAACTGCTGCAACGCACCGGCAACGATGCCACGCGCTACCTGTTGCCGGTATTCGGCAAGCATCGCAACCTCGCCGGCGAACTGATCCCCGAAGAAGCCGACCGCCTATTGGGCTGGGTCGAGTTGGAGTTGTCCCACAGTGGCATGTTGCTACGCGGTTACCGCAGTCTGTTTGCCAGCCTGTTGCTGATTACCGCCGGCCTGGGACTGACCGCGTTGCTGGCCCTGCGCATGGGCCGCACGATCAACCGGCCACTGAGCCAGATCAAGCTGGCCGTGGCGCAACTCAAGGACGGTCACCTGGAAACCCGCCTGCCCCCGCTGGGCAGCCAGGAACTGGATGAGCTGGCGTCGGGCATCAACCGCATGGCCAGCACCTTGCAGAACGCCCAGGAAGAATTGCAGCACAGCATCGACCAGGCCACCGAAGACGTGCGCCAGAACCTGGAAACCATCGAGATCCAGAACATCGAGCTGGACCTGGCCCGCAAGGAGGCCCTGGAGGCAAGTCGGATCAAGTCCGAATTCCTGGCGAACATGAGCCATGAAATCCGTACCCCCCTCAATGGCATCCTCGGCTTCACGCACCTGTTGCAGAAAAGCGAACTGACCCCGCGCCAGCTCGATTACCTGGGCACCATCGAAAAATCCGCCGACAGCCTGCTGGGCATCATCAACGAGATCCTCGACTTTTCGAAGATCGAGGCCGGCAAACTGGTGCTCGACAACATTCCGTTCAACCTGCGGGACCTGTTGCAGGACACCCTGACCATCCTCGCCCCCGCGGCCCATGCCAAACAGCTGGAACTGGTGAGCCTGGTCTACCGCGACACGCCGTTGTCGCTGGTGGGCGATCCGCTGCGCCTCAAGCAGATCCTCACCAACCTGGTGAGCAACGCCATCAAGTTCACCCGCGAAGGCACCATCGTCGCCCGGGCCATGCTCGAAGACGAACACGAAGACAGCGTGCAACTGCGCATCAGCATCCAGGACACCGGTATCGGCCTGTCGAACCAGGATGTGCGGGCGCTGTTCCAGGCGTTCAGCCAGGCCGACAATTCGCTGTCGCGGCAACCCGGCGGCACTGGCTTGGGCCTGGTGATTTCCAAGCGCCTGGTGGAACAGATGGGCGGCGAGATCGGGGTCGACAGCACACCGGGCGAAGGCTCGGAATTCTGGATCAGCCTGCGCCTGCCCAAGACCCGCGACGACGCCGAGGACCTGCCCGGCCCGCCGTTGCTGGGTCGTCACGTGGCCTTGCTGGAAAACCATGAACTGGCCCGCCAGGCCTTGCAGCATCAGCTCGAAGACTGCGGCTTGCAGGTGACACCGTTCAGTACCCTGGAAAACCTGACCAATGGCGTGACCATCGCCCACCAGACCGATCAGGCCATCGACCTGGCCGTGCTGGGCATCACCAGCAACGACATGCCGCCGGAACGCCTCAACCAGCACATCTGGGACCTTGAACACCTGGGCTGCAAAGTCCTGGTGCTGTGCCCGACCACCGAGCAGACGCTGTACCATCTCTCGGTGCCCAACCCCCACAGCCAGTTGCAGGCCAAGCCGGCCTGTACCCGCAAGTTGCGCCGCTCGCTGTCCGACCTGGTCAACCCGCGTCCGCCGCGCAGCGAACCCAACGAACCGGTGGCCAGCCGCGCGCCCAAGGTCCTCTGCGTGGACGACAACCCGGCGAACCTGTTGCTGGTGCAAACCCTGCTCGAAGACATGGGCGCCAAGGTGCTGGCGGTGGAAAGCGGCTATGCCGCGGTCCAGGCCGTGCAAAAGGAAACCTTCGACCTGGTCCTGATGGACGTGCAGATGCCCGGCATGGACGGTCGCCAGAGCACCGAGGCCATCCGCCAATGGGAAAGCGAGCGGCATTGCACGCCGCTGCCGATCGTCGCCCTCACCGCCCACGCCATGGCCAATGAAAAACGCGCCCTGCTGCAAAGCGGCATGGACGACTACCTGACCAAGCCCATCAGCGAGCGGCAACTGGCCCAGGTGGTGCTCAAATGGACCGGCCTGGCCCTGCGCAATCAATCGCCGGAGCGAGGTTCCGACACTCAGGGCGGCAATGAACTGCTGGTGCTCGATCCTGAAGAAGGCCTGCGCCTGGCCGCCGGCAAGGCCGATCTGGCGGCAGACATGCTGTCGATGCTGCTGGCGTCCCTGGAAGCCGACCGCGAAGCGATTCGCCAGGCCAGTGAGGCCAACGATCACAACGCCCTGATCGAGCGGGTCCATCGCCTGCATGGCGCCACGCGCTACTGCGGCGTCCCGCAGTTGCGCGCCGCCTGCCAGCGCAGCGAAACCCTGCTCAAGCAACAGGACCCCAAGGCCACCGTCGCCCTGCAAGACCTGGATCGCGCCATCGATCGCCTGGCCAGCGAGGCACGTATCAGCGCGTGA
- a CDS encoding SprT family zinc-dependent metalloprotease: protein MLEQLNTRVEECYQQAESFFKRPFKRPVVSFKLRGQKAGVAHLHENLLRFNPQLYRENAEDFLKQTVAHEVAHLIAHQLFGERIQPHGEEWQLIMRGVYELPPNRCHTYEIKRRSVTRYIYKCPCDGSDFPFSAQRHSLVRQGRRYLCRSCRGTLVFSGETRVE, encoded by the coding sequence ATGCTCGAGCAACTCAATACCCGCGTCGAAGAGTGTTACCAACAAGCCGAATCCTTTTTCAAACGTCCTTTCAAACGCCCGGTGGTCAGCTTCAAACTGCGTGGGCAGAAAGCCGGTGTCGCGCATTTGCATGAGAACCTGCTGCGTTTCAATCCGCAGCTGTACCGGGAAAATGCCGAAGACTTCCTCAAGCAGACTGTCGCCCACGAAGTCGCGCACCTGATCGCCCATCAGCTATTTGGCGAGCGCATCCAGCCCCATGGCGAAGAGTGGCAACTGATCATGCGCGGCGTGTACGAACTGCCGCCCAACCGCTGCCACACCTACGAAATCAAACGCCGCAGCGTCACCCGCTACATCTACAAATGCCCCTGCGACGGCAGCGACTTCCCGTTCTCGGCCCAACGCCATAGCCTGGTACGCCAGGGGCGGCGGTATCTGTGCCGCAGCTGTCGTGGGACGTTGGTGTTCAGTGGGGAGACGCGGGTGGAGTAG
- a CDS encoding DNA-3-methyladenine glycosylase I has translation MRDYKWLHEYCLNRFGSAAELEARLPVPKTPAQLRKISDDRYLSTLALRVFRAGLKHSLVDAKWPAFEEVFFKFDPEKVVLMGAEHLERLMQDTRIIRHLGKLKSVPRNAQLILDVAHEKGSFGELIADWPVTDIVGLWTYLKKHGHQLGGQSAPRFLRMMGKDTFSPSYDVVAALNAQDIIDKVPTSLRDLATVQNAFNQWHEESGGRPMSQISMMLAYTVNH, from the coding sequence ATGCGCGATTACAAGTGGCTGCATGAGTACTGTCTGAACCGCTTCGGTTCGGCGGCTGAACTGGAAGCCCGCCTGCCTGTTCCCAAGACCCCGGCACAACTGCGCAAGATCAGCGACGACCGCTACCTCTCGACCCTGGCGTTGCGGGTTTTCCGCGCCGGGCTCAAGCACAGCCTGGTCGATGCAAAATGGCCGGCATTTGAGGAAGTGTTCTTCAAGTTCGATCCGGAAAAGGTCGTGCTGATGGGCGCCGAGCACCTGGAGCGGCTGATGCAGGATACGCGGATCATCCGGCATCTGGGCAAGCTCAAGAGCGTGCCCCGCAACGCGCAGTTGATATTGGACGTGGCCCATGAAAAAGGCAGCTTCGGTGAGCTGATCGCCGACTGGCCGGTGACCGATATCGTGGGTCTATGGACCTACCTGAAAAAGCATGGCCATCAACTGGGCGGCCAGTCGGCTCCGCGGTTTTTACGGATGATGGGCAAGGATACCTTCTCGCCCAGCTATGACGTGGTGGCGGCGCTCAATGCCCAGGACATCATCGACAAGGTGCCCACCAGCCTGCGGGACCTGGCGACAGTGCAGAATGCCTTCAACCAGTGGCATGAAGAGAGTGGCGGGCGGCCGATGTCGCAGATTTCGATGATGCTGGCTTATACAGTGAATCATTGA
- a CDS encoding CaiB/BaiF CoA transferase family protein, producing MQGPLASLKVLDFSTLLPGPFASLLLADMGAEVLRIESPTRLDLLRVLPPHDQGVSAGHAYLNRNKRSLALDLKQPQALEVIKRLLADYDILLEQFRPGVMERLGLGYEALKAINPRLIYVSITGYGQTGPYKDRAGHDINYLALTGLASHTGRAESGPLPLGIQAADIAGGSLHGVIGLLAAVIARQQSGQGQHLDVSMADCVFSLNALAGAGYLAGGVEPGREKQMLNGGSFYDYYRTRDGRWMSVGSLEPAFMQALCEALGRPELAALGLSSEPEQQHRLKQALQAEFEQHDFAELCRLFANIDACVEPVLSLEEALGHPQLQAREVVTRVPRGDGSSQAQMACPLKFSEGLPEPRHVGAGLGAHTDQVLRELGFSVERIAQLRGAKVVL from the coding sequence ATGCAAGGCCCATTGGCATCGCTCAAGGTTCTGGACTTTTCGACCCTGCTACCCGGCCCGTTCGCCTCGCTGCTGCTGGCGGACATGGGCGCCGAGGTGCTGCGCATCGAATCACCGACCCGCCTGGACCTGCTACGGGTTCTGCCGCCCCATGACCAGGGTGTCTCCGCCGGCCATGCCTACCTCAATCGCAACAAACGCAGCCTGGCCCTGGACCTCAAGCAACCGCAGGCGCTGGAGGTGATCAAGCGGCTGCTGGCTGACTACGACATTCTGCTGGAACAGTTCCGCCCCGGTGTTATGGAGCGATTGGGGCTCGGGTATGAGGCGTTGAAAGCAATCAACCCCCGGCTCATCTACGTGTCGATCACCGGCTACGGCCAGACCGGGCCCTACAAGGACCGCGCCGGGCATGACATCAACTACCTGGCCCTGACAGGGCTGGCCAGCCATACCGGCCGCGCCGAGAGCGGCCCGCTGCCCCTGGGCATCCAGGCGGCGGACATCGCCGGCGGTTCGCTGCACGGGGTGATCGGGTTGCTGGCGGCGGTGATTGCCCGCCAGCAAAGCGGGCAGGGTCAACACCTGGATGTGAGCATGGCCGATTGTGTGTTCAGCCTGAACGCACTGGCGGGCGCCGGTTACCTGGCGGGCGGTGTCGAACCTGGCAGGGAGAAGCAGATGCTCAATGGCGGCAGCTTCTATGACTATTACCGCACCCGGGATGGTCGCTGGATGTCGGTGGGCAGTCTCGAACCGGCTTTCATGCAGGCGCTGTGCGAGGCGTTGGGGCGGCCAGAGCTGGCGGCCCTGGGGCTGTCATCCGAGCCTGAGCAACAACACCGGCTCAAGCAGGCGCTGCAAGCCGAATTCGAGCAGCATGACTTTGCCGAGCTTTGCCGGTTGTTCGCCAACATCGATGCCTGTGTCGAGCCGGTGCTGAGCCTGGAGGAAGCGCTCGGGCATCCGCAATTGCAGGCCCGGGAAGTGGTCACCCGGGTGCCTCGCGGCGATGGGTCGAGTCAGGCGCAGATGGCGTGTCCGTTGAAGTTCTCCGAAGGATTGCCCGAGCCTCGGCATGTGGGCGCGGGGCTGGGGGCGCATACGGATCAGGTGTTGCGGGAGTTGGGGTTCAGTGTCGAGCGGATTGCCCAGTTGCGGGGTGCCAAGGTGGTTTTGTAG
- a CDS encoding dicarboxylate/amino acid:cation symporter: MTTRQPLYKSLYFQVIVAIAIGILLGHFYPQTGVALKPFGDGFIKLIKMVIAPIIFCTVVSGIGGMQNMKSVGKTGGYALLYFEIVSTIALLIGLVVVNIVQPGNGMHIDVTTLDTSKIAGFISAGKDQSIIAFILNVIPNTIVGAFANGDILQVLMFSVLFGFALHRLGAYGKPVLDFIDRFAHVMFIIINMIMKLAPIGAFGAMAFTIGAYGVGSLVQLGQLMICFYITCIVFVLVVLGAICRAHGFSVIKLVRYIREELLIVLGTSSSESALPRMLIKMERLGAKKSVVGLVIPTGYSFNLDGTSIYLTMAAVFIAQATDTPMDLTHQITLLAVLLLSSKGAAGVTGSGFIVLAATLSAVGTLPVAGLALILGIDRFMSEARALTNLVGNAVATIVVAKWVKELDEDQLQTELASGGRGISDVREDDEQIAAAQIAAAEGSAPGVVK; the protein is encoded by the coding sequence ATGACGACTCGTCAGCCCCTGTATAAATCCCTGTATTTCCAGGTGATCGTTGCCATTGCCATCGGTATTTTGCTCGGCCACTTCTATCCGCAGACCGGTGTGGCCCTCAAGCCGTTCGGTGACGGGTTCATCAAACTGATCAAAATGGTCATCGCCCCGATCATCTTCTGCACCGTTGTCAGCGGTATCGGCGGCATGCAGAACATGAAGTCGGTCGGCAAGACCGGTGGCTACGCGCTGTTGTACTTCGAAATCGTCTCCACCATCGCCCTGCTGATTGGCCTGGTCGTGGTCAACATCGTGCAACCGGGTAACGGCATGCACATCGACGTGACGACCCTGGACACCAGCAAGATCGCCGGTTTCATCTCGGCCGGTAAAGACCAGAGCATCATCGCCTTCATCCTCAACGTGATCCCGAACACTATCGTCGGCGCGTTCGCCAACGGCGACATCCTGCAAGTGCTGATGTTCTCGGTGCTCTTCGGCTTCGCCCTGCATCGCCTGGGTGCCTACGGCAAGCCGGTGCTGGACTTCATCGATCGCTTCGCCCACGTGATGTTCATCATCATCAACATGATCATGAAGCTGGCCCCCATCGGTGCATTCGGTGCCATGGCGTTCACCATCGGCGCCTACGGTGTCGGTTCGCTGGTGCAACTGGGTCAACTGATGATCTGCTTCTACATCACCTGCATCGTGTTCGTGCTGGTGGTGCTGGGCGCCATCTGCCGCGCCCACGGCTTCAGTGTCATCAAGCTGGTCCGCTACATCCGTGAAGAGCTGCTGATCGTACTGGGTACTTCCTCGTCGGAGTCGGCCTTGCCACGCATGCTGATCAAAATGGAGCGCCTGGGTGCCAAGAAGTCGGTCGTAGGCCTGGTGATCCCGACCGGTTACTCGTTCAACCTCGACGGTACTTCGATCTACCTGACCATGGCTGCGGTGTTCATCGCCCAGGCCACTGATACCCCGATGGACCTGACTCACCAGATCACCCTGCTGGCCGTGTTGTTGCTGTCGTCCAAAGGTGCTGCTGGCGTGACTGGTAGCGGCTTCATCGTGTTGGCGGCCACCCTGTCGGCCGTGGGCACCTTGCCGGTAGCCGGCCTGGCGCTGATCCTGGGTATCGACCGCTTCATGTCCGAAGCCCGCGCCCTGACCAACCTGGTGGGCAACGCGGTTGCTACCATCGTGGTTGCCAAGTGGGTCAAGGAGCTGGATGAAGACCAGTTGCAGACCGAACTGGCTTCCGGCGGTCGTGGTATCTCTGACGTTCGTGAAGACGACGAGCAGATCGCAGCGGCGCAGATTGCCGCGGCTGAAGGCTCTGCTCCAGGCGTTGTGAAGTAA
- the ttcA gene encoding tRNA 2-thiocytidine(32) synthetase TtcA, translating to MGTLTVNQNKLQKRLRRLAGEAVADFNMIEDGDKVMVCLSGGKDSYTMLDVLMHLQKVAPIKFDIVAVNMDQKQPGFPEDVLPAYLKALGVEYHIVEKDTYSVVKELIPEGKTTCSLCSRLRRGTLYTFADEIGATKMALGHHRDDIVETFFLNMFFNGSLKAMPPKLRADDGRNVVIRPLAYCNEKDIQAYSDLKQFPIIPCNLCGSQENLQRQVVKEMLQEWERKTPGRTESIFRSLQNVVPSQLADRNLFDFTNLRIDESAASRFVNVVNL from the coding sequence ATGGGCACTCTCACGGTCAACCAGAACAAACTGCAAAAGCGCCTGCGCCGCCTGGCCGGTGAGGCGGTTGCCGATTTCAACATGATTGAAGACGGCGACAAGGTCATGGTCTGCCTGTCCGGTGGCAAGGACAGCTACACCATGCTCGATGTGCTGATGCATCTGCAGAAGGTTGCGCCGATCAAGTTCGACATCGTCGCGGTGAACATGGACCAGAAGCAGCCCGGTTTCCCCGAGGACGTGCTGCCGGCGTACCTCAAGGCGCTGGGCGTTGAATACCACATCGTCGAAAAAGACACCTACTCGGTGGTCAAGGAACTGATTCCCGAGGGCAAGACCACCTGTTCGCTGTGTTCACGCCTGCGTCGCGGCACGCTCTACACCTTCGCCGACGAGATCGGCGCGACCAAGATGGCCCTGGGGCACCACCGTGACGACATCGTCGAGACGTTCTTCCTGAACATGTTCTTCAACGGCTCGCTCAAGGCCATGCCGCCCAAACTGCGCGCCGATGACGGGCGCAACGTGGTGATCCGCCCGCTGGCCTATTGCAACGAGAAAGACATCCAGGCTTATTCGGATCTCAAGCAATTCCCGATCATCCCCTGCAACCTGTGCGGTTCCCAGGAGAATCTGCAACGCCAGGTGGTCAAGGAGATGCTCCAGGAGTGGGAGCGCAAGACGCCCGGGCGTACCGAGAGCATCTTCCGCAGTTTGCAGAACGTCGTTCCATCGCAACTGGCGGACCGCAACCTGTTCGATTTCACCAACCTGCGTATCGACGAAAGCGCTGCTTCGCGCTTCGTCAATGTCGTGAACCTCTGA
- a CDS encoding TlpA disulfide reductase family protein, which yields MARRLTAALTFMGILLLAGCGNDYGIDQNGQAIASQRLDKQWVVINYWAEWCAPCRTEIPEFNALAEQLKGRNVGVFGVNFDQVQGEELKSAADKMGIRFTVLARDPAEIFDLPRSEGLPVTYIIDNQGKVREQLLGEQTATGVMAKLAALQALK from the coding sequence ATGGCAAGGCGATTGACGGCGGCACTGACATTCATGGGCATCTTGTTGCTCGCCGGGTGCGGAAACGACTACGGCATTGACCAGAACGGCCAGGCGATTGCCTCGCAACGGCTGGACAAACAGTGGGTGGTCATCAACTACTGGGCCGAATGGTGCGCGCCGTGCCGCACCGAGATCCCGGAGTTCAATGCCCTGGCCGAACAGCTCAAGGGACGCAACGTCGGCGTGTTCGGGGTGAATTTCGATCAGGTGCAGGGCGAGGAGCTCAAGAGCGCCGCCGACAAGATGGGCATCCGGTTCACCGTGCTGGCCCGGGACCCGGCCGAGATCTTCGACCTGCCTCGCAGTGAGGGGTTGCCGGTGACCTACATCATCGACAACCAGGGCAAGGTGCGTGAGCAATTGCTGGGTGAGCAGACGGCGACGGGGGTGATGGCGAAGCTTGCGGCGTTGCAGGCGCTTAAATAA
- the wrbA gene encoding NAD(P)H:quinone oxidoreductase — MSTPYILVLYYSRSGSTNEMARQIARGIEQAGLEARLRTVPAISTECEAVAPDIPEQGPLYATLDDLKNCAGLALGSPTRFGNMAAPLKYFLDGTSNLWLTGALVGKPAGVFTSTASLHGGQETTLLSMMLPLLHHGMLITGLPYSESALIDTEGGGTPYGPSHHAGSDGKSGLNEHEVALCRALGSRLAKTAQLLESGRG, encoded by the coding sequence GTGAGCACCCCGTACATCCTGGTGTTGTATTACAGCCGCAGTGGTTCCACCAATGAAATGGCCCGGCAGATCGCCCGCGGCATCGAACAGGCCGGGCTCGAAGCCAGGTTGCGCACGGTGCCGGCGATTTCCACCGAGTGCGAAGCGGTGGCCCCGGACATCCCCGAGCAAGGCCCGCTGTATGCCACCCTCGATGATCTGAAGAATTGTGCCGGCCTGGCCCTGGGCAGCCCGACCCGTTTCGGCAACATGGCCGCGCCGCTCAAGTACTTTCTCGACGGCACCAGCAACCTGTGGCTGACCGGCGCCCTGGTGGGCAAACCCGCTGGCGTGTTCACTTCCACCGCGAGCCTGCACGGCGGCCAGGAAACCACCCTGTTGTCGATGATGCTGCCGCTGTTGCACCACGGCATGCTGATCACCGGCCTGCCCTACAGCGAATCGGCGCTGATCGATACCGAGGGCGGCGGTACGCCCTATGGGCCGAGCCATCACGCCGGCAGTGACGGTAAAAGCGGCTTGAACGAGCATGAAGTCGCCCTGTGCCGGGCGTTGGGTTCGCGCCTGGCGAAAACCGCACAGTTGCTGGAGAGTGGCCGTGGCTAA
- a CDS encoding META domain-containing protein codes for MKRLALSALIGMSLMGCAAEPVQLQQNRGYILEWIGERPLMDYSHLTITLGEDGRAYGNAGCNHWFAPYTLEGHRLSFGKIGSTRKLCGPAVMEQESRFLQALEKVQRWDISPIEQVRFWPARGKPLRWWLEEG; via the coding sequence ATGAAACGTTTGGCCCTGTCCGCGTTGATCGGCATGAGCCTGATGGGCTGTGCCGCCGAACCTGTACAGTTGCAACAGAACCGTGGCTACATCCTGGAATGGATCGGTGAACGACCATTGATGGACTACAGCCACCTGACCATCACCCTGGGAGAGGATGGCCGGGCCTATGGCAATGCTGGCTGCAATCACTGGTTCGCGCCCTATACCCTGGAAGGTCACCGCTTGAGCTTCGGCAAGATCGGCAGCACCCGTAAACTCTGCGGCCCGGCCGTGATGGAGCAGGAGTCGCGGTTTTTGCAGGCACTGGAAAAGGTCCAGCGCTGGGATATCTCGCCCATCGAGCAAGTACGCTTCTGGCCGGCCCGGGGCAAGCCGCTGCGGTGGTGGCTGGAAGAGGGTTGA
- a CDS encoding Yip1 family protein, giving the protein MIHHVVGLFTHPDQEWKDIRGDQEESISHMYLTHTLILAAIPAVSAFIGTTQVGWVIGNRAPVMLTHESALWMTIMSYLAMLGGVAVMGAFIHWMARTYDANPSLARCVAFATYTATPLFIGGLAALYPHMWLGMIVGTAAICYTVYLLYVGLPTFMNIPQDEGFLFSSSVLAVGLVVLVAIMAFTVIVWGLGVGPVYTN; this is encoded by the coding sequence ATGATCCATCATGTCGTGGGGCTCTTTACCCACCCTGATCAAGAATGGAAAGACATCCGTGGCGATCAGGAGGAAAGCATCAGCCACATGTACCTCACCCACACGCTGATCCTGGCAGCGATTCCCGCTGTGTCGGCGTTTATCGGCACCACGCAGGTAGGATGGGTCATCGGCAATCGTGCCCCCGTCATGCTCACCCACGAAAGCGCGCTGTGGATGACCATCATGTCCTACCTGGCCATGCTGGGCGGTGTCGCGGTCATGGGCGCGTTCATTCACTGGATGGCCCGCACCTATGACGCCAACCCGAGCCTGGCCCGTTGCGTGGCATTCGCCACCTACACCGCCACGCCCCTGTTCATCGGCGGCCTGGCGGCGCTCTACCCACACATGTGGCTGGGGATGATCGTTGGCACGGCGGCGATCTGCTACACGGTTTACCTGCTGTATGTGGGCTTGCCGACCTTCATGAATATTCCCCAGGACGAAGGTTTCCTGTTTTCCAGTTCGGTACTCGCCGTCGGCCTGGTGGTGCTGGTTGCCATCATGGCGTTCACAGTGATTGTCTGGGGGTTGGGCGTCGGCCCGGTCTATACCAACTGA
- the arsC gene encoding arsenate reductase (glutaredoxin) (This arsenate reductase requires both glutathione and glutaredoxin to convert arsenate to arsenite, after which the efflux transporter formed by ArsA and ArsB can extrude the arsenite from the cell, providing resistance.), which produces MTDLTLYHNPRCSKSRGALELLEARGLTPTVVRYLETPLDAAQLERLLGKLGITARQLLRTGEDEYASLNLADESLSQAQLIAAIAGHPKLMERPILETADKAVIGRPPEKILEILP; this is translated from the coding sequence ATGACCGATCTGACGCTTTATCACAACCCGCGCTGCTCAAAATCCCGCGGTGCGCTGGAACTGTTGGAGGCCCGCGGCCTGACGCCCACCGTGGTGCGTTACCTGGAAACCCCGCTCGATGCAGCGCAGCTCGAACGGCTGCTGGGCAAGCTCGGCATCACGGCCCGGCAACTGCTGCGCACCGGCGAGGACGAATACGCCAGCCTGAACCTGGCCGACGAAAGCCTGAGCCAGGCGCAATTGATCGCTGCCATTGCCGGCCACCCGAAACTCATGGAACGGCCGATTCTGGAAACCGCCGACAAAGCCGTGATCGGTCGTCCGCCGGAGAAGATCCTGGAGATCCTGCCGTGA
- a CDS encoding DUF2069 domain-containing protein, with protein MAKKPKILPSIQWLEPRVRIARVLSLLCFFGLVGVLSVYYLLIADLHGARPWVILLIELVPLLILAPGMLTGSARGHSWMCFVVNLYFIKGALAAYDPNRQLFGVLEMLASVAVFCSALLYVRWRFQLNRRLAGEGEISAA; from the coding sequence GTGGCTAAGAAGCCGAAGATCCTCCCTTCCATCCAGTGGCTGGAGCCGCGCGTACGTATCGCCCGGGTCCTCAGCCTGCTGTGCTTTTTCGGCCTGGTGGGGGTGCTCAGCGTGTATTACCTGCTGATCGCCGATCTGCACGGCGCGCGGCCCTGGGTGATCCTGCTGATCGAATTGGTGCCGCTGTTGATACTGGCACCCGGCATGCTCACCGGCAGCGCTCGCGGCCATTCATGGATGTGCTTCGTGGTGAACCTGTATTTCATCAAGGGCGCACTGGCGGCCTATGACCCGAACCGGCAATTGTTCGGTGTACTGGAAATGCTCGCGAGCGTGGCGGTGTTCTGTTCGGCCTTGTTGTATGTGCGGTGGCGGTTTCAGTTGAACCGGCGATTGGCTGGCGAGGGAGAGATTTCCGCCGCCTGA